The genomic segment CTGATTGTCACGCGGGTGAAGTACTGCGCGGACAGATGAAGCCCTTCGACTGCCCGTCGTTCGGCAGCCGTTGCACGCCGGAACACCCCATGGGCGCGCCAATGGTATCCAGTGAAGGCGCCTGCGCCGCGTACTACAACTACGGACGTTTTCGTCAGGGGTCGCCGCTGGCGAACCCCGCCATGACCCTGCCAATCCTGGCGACCACATGACCACCACGTCGGCCCCCACACCGTCGATTGCCAGCGTTGGGCTCAACTGCCCTACGCCGCATTCCACGCACGATTGTGTCGTGTTGGGTCACGGTTCCGGCGGGAAACTCTCCGCGCAGCTCTTCCGTGAGCGCTTTCTGCCGCACTTCGACAACTCCGTGTTGCGGCAACAGGGCGATGCGGCCGTGCTCACCGTGGGCAACTCGCGACTGGCCATGTCCACCGACACGTTTGTCGTGCAACCGCTGGAGTTTCCCGGTGGCGACATCGGCACGCTGGCCGTACACGGCACCGTGAACGACATCGCCATGATGGGCGCCCGACCGCTCTATCTCACCACCGGCTTCGTGATCGAAGAGGGGTTGCCGATGGACGTGCTCGATCGCGTGATTGCGTCCATGGCTGCGGCCGCGCGCGAACAGGGCGTGACCATTGTGGCGGGTGACACCAAGGTGGTGGAGCGGGGCAAGGGCGACGGCCTGTTCATCAACACGGCCGGCATCGGCCTGCTGGACGCGGACTTCGCCCCATCGGCCGATCAAGCCCGGCCCGACGACGTGATTCTGCTCAGCGGCCCGATCGGTCGCCACGGCATGGCCATCATGTCGGCGCGCGAAGCCATCGGGTTCGACACCACGATCACCAGTGACACGGCCGCGCTCTGGCCGTTGGTGGATGCCCTGCGTGGCGCAACCGCCGGACACGTGCATGTCTTGCGCGATCCGACGCGCGGCGGCGTCGCCAGCGCGCTCAATGAAATTGCCGCGGCCTCGAACACGGGCATGATGCTGGATGAAGCCAGCATTCCGGTACCGCCCGACGTGCTGGCCGCCTGCGAGATGCTGGGGCTCGACCCCATGTACGTGGCCAATGAAGGGGTGCTCGTGGCCATCGTGCCACCCGAGCACGCCGATGTGGCGCTGGCCGCGTTGCGCGCGCATCCTGTGGGCGCCAATGCCGTGCGCATCGGTCACGTGGTCGCGCAGCATCCGCGCATGGTGGTCATGCGCACGCACGTAGGCGGGACGCGTATCGTCGACATGCTGCCGGGTGACCAGCTGCCGCGGATTTGCTGAACTGAACACCTGAACCGCCAAGTACGCAAAGTTCGCCAAGTCCCACAGAGGGTGACTTAGCGAACTTCGCGTACTTGGCGGTTCAAATGTGGTTTTACTTCTTTTTTGCCGGCGCCGGACCCGCGTCGCGCAGCACCACCTTGTCGTCCTTGTCAAAGGCGATCACGAGATTGGCCGCCGTGGCCATCATCTTGAGCGCCTCACCGGACGACTGCATCCCGAGCACCATCGTCACCGGGCGCTCGCCAAGCGCCGCATCGGCCAGCGAGGCCTTGACATCGAACCAGCGGCCCAGTTGGGGAAGGACGACCTTCACTGGCGTATTGGTGAACGACAACGTGTCGCGCACCCAGGCAAAGGTCTGCGAGCGGGTGGCATCGTCCAGGTCCTTCACGCTGCCATCCATCGCCACGCGAACCGCCTTGCCCGCGGCCACTGACGTCTCGCCGTTGACGTCCTTGGTACGCACCGACACGCTCCCCTCGTCGACACTCACCACGACTGCGCTGTCCTCTTCATACGCGAGCACGGTGAATTGTGTCCCGGTCGCCGTGATGATCACGTTGGCCGCACGCACGGTGAACGGCAGCGGTTGTCCGGCGGCCACCGTGAACGATGCCGTTCCGGTCAATTGCAGCGTGCGCATCGTGCCGCCAAACTCCACCGGCAACCGGAGTTTCGAATCGGATCCGATCTTGGCCTTCGACCCGTCGCTGAGATCGACCGTACCGCGCTGACCGCGCTGCGAACTCAGCGTGCGAGCGTCATCAGCCGCCAGCGCCTTGGTGACCGCGATATCGACGCCGCCTTCGTTCAGCATCTTCATCCCGTACACGATGACGACGCCCAGTACGGCGATGAGCGCCGTCGGTCCTTTCCATCCGCGTCCCTTGCCCACTTTGTTGACATGCTGCGCCGCGTGATGTTTGCGTGCGGCCGCCACTTCGTCCACCGCCTTCGCGTGGTCCACCGGTGCCGGATGCAGCGCCTCCATCAGCTTCGCCGCGGCTTCGTCAGCGCTCATCGCGGACACATGCGGTGCGTGCGAGGCACCGCCCTGTCGTGTATGCAGCGCCGCATGGCGACGGCGTTGCTGCCCGGATTCCCCGACGATGGCCTCCTGCAGTGCCGACATCAGCCCGGCCGCGCTGTCGAACTCGGCGCGACGCGCCCACGTGCCAAGCATGGCTTGCTGCGCCACGCGTCCGCCGAAGTGCGCGAGTTCCGGGCCCAGCGCCTCTCGCGCCTGCGCCACCAGCGTGTCGTACTGTGAACGGAAGACTCCGGTCAGCGCTTTTTCGTCGCCGCCCTTGAAGGCGGTGAACTGCGCGGAGTCGAGGGGCTGCAACTGGTCGGCCATCGGTCCTTCCTATCGAAAAGACATGGGTGCCTTAACCGGCGCGCGACGCGCGTCGTGAGCGCTCTGAGTCAACGCTACGCCGGAATCTGCGGCTCGGTCACGCAAGTCGCAAACAGGGGTCACCGGACAGCCGCGTCGGGATCTCCCCTGATGCCGCCTAGTGCCGAGGCAGGTCAATCGATGGCGGCGCTCCCGCGGGCGGCCTCGTGAAGGCGGTCCCGCTGGTCGTGAAACCCGGGGCGAAGCCGCCGTGACTCAGGAAGAACCGGCCGTTTTCGACACCCATGAAACGGTCGAGTCGATTCTCCTTCCCCGTCGCGTCATGGCTGAATGTCGCCGTGGTCAGCTCCTGCCAACTCCTGTCGCCAAGTTGAATCCACTGCGAGCCGTACAGCGCCTTCCGTCTCAGATGGCCGGTGGTGCCGCCGAAGTTCTCGCT from the Gemmatimonadaceae bacterium genome contains:
- the hypE gene encoding hydrogenase expression/formation protein HypE; this encodes MTTTSAPTPSIASVGLNCPTPHSTHDCVVLGHGSGGKLSAQLFRERFLPHFDNSVLRQQGDAAVLTVGNSRLAMSTDTFVVQPLEFPGGDIGTLAVHGTVNDIAMMGARPLYLTTGFVIEEGLPMDVLDRVIASMAAAAREQGVTIVAGDTKVVERGKGDGLFINTAGIGLLDADFAPSADQARPDDVILLSGPIGRHGMAIMSAREAIGFDTTITSDTAALWPLVDALRGATAGHVHVLRDPTRGGVASALNEIAAASNTGMMLDEASIPVPPDVLAACEMLGLDPMYVANEGVLVAIVPPEHADVALAALRAHPVGANAVRIGHVVAQHPRMVVMRTHVGGTRIVDMLPGDQLPRIC
- a CDS encoding FecR domain-containing protein, with product MADQLQPLDSAQFTAFKGGDEKALTGVFRSQYDTLVAQAREALGPELAHFGGRVAQQAMLGTWARRAEFDSAAGLMSALQEAIVGESGQQRRRHAALHTRQGGASHAPHVSAMSADEAAAKLMEALHPAPVDHAKAVDEVAAARKHHAAQHVNKVGKGRGWKGPTALIAVLGVVIVYGMKMLNEGGVDIAVTKALAADDARTLSSQRGQRGTVDLSDGSKAKIGSDSKLRLPVEFGGTMRTLQLTGTASFTVAAGQPLPFTVRAANVIITATGTQFTVLAYEEDSAVVVSVDEGSVSVRTKDVNGETSVAAGKAVRVAMDGSVKDLDDATRSQTFAWVRDTLSFTNTPVKVVLPQLGRWFDVKASLADAALGERPVTMVLGMQSSGEALKMMATAANLVIAFDKDDKVVLRDAGPAPAKKK